In Malus sylvestris chromosome 16, drMalSylv7.2, whole genome shotgun sequence, the following are encoded in one genomic region:
- the LOC126606753 gene encoding uncharacterized protein LOC126606753 gives MGTEILRPRDCLIERIRAPPASFSRRKNSYYGNPVVNKNYVSNPRSRKPAVRYEQRRIEAQPPPAVVTKRSSSDDERQGFKMEKVTILRRGESLDSKMNEKGGLAATGTERLLPGPETVQKQVRIVDLRSPVGGKTDVYAGSSFVVSPEPIALPLPSFSRKKEVSKVVDDDSATRDLRRLLRLG, from the coding sequence ATGGGGACTGAGATCTTACGGCCTCGGGATTGTCTGATCGAAAGGATCAGAGCCCCTCCGGCGTCGTTTTCGCGCCGGAAGAACAGCTACTATGGGAATCCCGTCGTTAACAAGAATTACGTTTCTAACCCTAGATCTAGAAAGCCGGCGGTGCGATATGAACAAAGGAGAATCGAGGCGCAGCCGCCGCCCGCGGTGGTCACGAAGAGATCCAGCTCCGACGATGAACGTCAGGGCTTCAAGATGGAGAAAGTCACAATCTTGAGGCGCGGAGAGTCGCTGGACTCGAAGATGAATGAAAAGGGCGGTTTGGCTGCTACTGGGACCGAGAGGCTCCTGCCCGGCCCGGAAACGGTACAGAAGCAGGTGAGGATCGTGGATCTGAGGTCTCCGGTGGGTGGTAAGACCGACGTGTACGCCGGATCGTCGTTCGTGGTGTCGCCGGAGCCGATCGCCCTCCCGTTGCCGTCGTTTTCGAGGAAGAAGGAGGTGTCAAAGGTCGTTGACGACGACTCGGCGACCCGAGACCTGAGGCGGTTGCTCCGGCTCGGTTGA
- the LOC126606748 gene encoding DNA topoisomerase 1 alpha-like isoform X2, giving the protein MVPSTKSPPVKSPLASPKASTSSAGASPVSNSKASTSSRASPVSKSPPSTTLDDQSKRLSEQNKSTTIKEEINSIEHLAQGNSDSEDEKPIGARLGKVKPSEDSDDDKPLSSRIAPKSKVGTSGSWPYDSNERKPVVSKVQKNGSSTIDKGKASSVVSSKRPLDKVNSSENSSAKRPKVSDSSTSAKNKQASAKKEPKEEDDDDDDDFVPISQRSKKVTSDSKPSLTKQTVTKVGSSSITKTIKKGQKASKFSKYSKSTTKPPGSNDGQIKWTTLKHNGVIFPLPYNPHGVKMLYNGKPVTLTPEQEEVATMYAVMKDTDYVQKETFRNNFWADWHKLLGKNHVIQKLDACDFTPIYDWYQNEKEKKKQMSTEEKKALKEEKLKQEEKYMWAEVDGDKEKVGNFRVEPPGLFRGRGEHPKSGKLKRRIRPSDVTINIGKDAPIPECPIPGESWKEVRHDNTVTWLAFWNDPINQKEFKYVFLAPSSSLKGKSDELKYDKARRLTDCIGKIRASYTKDFTSKDVSKRQIAVATYLIDKLALRAGNEKDDDEADTVGCCTLKVENVKAIPPNSLEFNFLGKDSIRYENTVEVEIPVYKAIMQFQSGKSGSDDLFDLLDTSRLNAHLKEKMDGLTAKVFRTYNASVTLDNILNKETKDGDLSEKLVVYQHANKEVAIICNHQRTVSKSHSAQMSKLTEKIAELQGNLKELKVDLDRAKKGKPPLKDADGKQKKNLTPEALERKIAQTNAKIEKMELDMRIKEDLKTVALGTSKINYLDPRITVAWCKRHEVPIEKIFNKSLLAKFSWAMRVEPDFRF; this is encoded by the exons ATGGTTCCATCAACCAAATCACCACCAGTAAAATCTCCGCTAGCAAGcccaaaagcttcaacttcatcTGCTGGGGCATCACCAGTATCAAattcaaaagcttcaacttcatcTAGGGCATCACCAGTTTCCAAATCACCACCGTCGACTACATTAGATGATCAGTCAAAGCGGTTGTCAGAACAGAATAAGTCTACCACGATTAAGGAGGAAATTAATTCTATTGAACATCTTGCTCAAGGAAATAGTGATTCTGAAGATGAAAAACCGATAGGTGCCAGACTGGGGAAAGTGAAACCTTCTGAAGATTCGGATGATGATAAACCTTTATCATCAAGGATTGCACCAAAGTCCAAGGTGGGAACATCAGGCAGTTGGCCTTATGATTCTAACGAAAGGAAGCCCGTTGTTTCAAAAGTTCAGAAGAATGGTTCCAGCACAATAGATAAAGGCAAAGCTTCATCTGTGGTCTCTAGTAAGAGGCCTCTAGATAAGGTCAATTCTTCTGAGAACTCTTCAGCTAAAAGGCCAAAAGTTTCAGATTCTTCTACATCTGCAAAGAATAAGCAGGCATCAGCCAAAAAAGAAccaaaggaagaagatgatgatgatgatgatgacttCGTTCCAATTTCCCAGAGGAGTAAGAAAGTTACATCTGATAGTAAACCATCTCTGACAAAGCAAACGGTAACCAAAGTTGGTTCATCCTCAATCACGAAAACAATCAAGAAGGGCCAAAAagcttcaaaattttcaaagtatTCTAAGTCGACAACAAAGCCACCGGGCTCTAATGATGGGCAGATAAAATGGACTACTTTAAAACACAATGGTGTCATTTTCCCGCTTCCTTACAACCCTCATGGGGTAAAGATGCTCTATAATGGGAAGCCAGTCACCTTGACTCCTGAACAAGAGGAG GTTGCAACAATGTATGCAGTGATGAAAGATACTGATTATGTGCAGAAAGAAACATTCAGAAACAATTTCTGGGCTGATTGGCATAAGTTGCTTGGGAAGAACCATGTAATTCAGAAATTGGATGCTTGTGATTTTACGCCAATATATGACTGGTATCagaatgaaaaggaaaagaagaaacaaatgagCACGGAA GAGAAGAAGGCCTTGAAGGAGGAGAAACTGAAACAAGAGGAGAAGTATATGTGGGCTGAGGTTGATGGTGATAAGGAGAAG GTTGGAAACTTCAGAGTTGAACCACCTGGGTTATTTCGAGGCCGTGGAGAGCATCCAAAG TCGGGAAAGCTGAAAAGACGGATTCGTCCAAGTGATGTTACAATTAATATAGGAAAGGATGCCCCAATTCCAGAATGTCCCATCCCTGGTGAAAG CTGGAAAGAAGTAAGACATGACAATACGGTTACATGGTTAGCTTTCTGGAATGATCcaattaatcaaaaggaattcaaataCGTATTTCTGGCACCTAGTAGTTCCTTGAAGGGGAAAAGTGACGAGCTGAAATATGATAAAGCAAGGAGATTGACG GACTGCATAGGAAAAATCAGGGCTTCATACACCAAGGATTTTACTAGTAAAGATGTATCTAAGCGCCAGATTGCGGTTGCTACCTATCTCATTGATAAACTTGCCCTCAGGGCGGGCAATGAGAAG GATGATGATGAAGCCGATACTGTTGGTTGCTGCACTTTAAAAGTAGAGAATGTAAAAGCAATCCCCCCTAACTCGTTGGAG TTCAACTTCCTTGGTAAAGATTCAATCAGATATGAAAATACTGTTGAAGTTGAGATTCCTGTTTACAAGGCAATTATGCAGTTCCAGTCTG GGAAAAGTGGCAGTGATGATCTCTTTGACTTGTTGGATACCAGTAGATTGAATGCTCATCTAAAGGAAAAAATGGATGGCCTTACAGCGAAAGTGTTTCGTACCTACAATGCATCTGTCACATTGGATAACATA TTGAACAAGGAAACCAAAGATGGAGATCTTTCAGAGAAACTCGTTGTTTATCAGCATGCAAACAAAGAG GTCGCCATTATTTGTAATCATCAGCGTACTGTCTCAAAGTCTCACAGTGCACAAATGTCTAAGTTAACGGAGAAGATTGCTGAACTTCAG GGCAACCTGAAAGAGCTGAAAGTAGATTTGGACAGGGCCAAAAAAGGAAAGCCCCCACTGAAAGATGCTGatggaaagcaaaagaaaaatttgaccCCGGAAGC GTTGGAGAGGAAGATAGCTCAAACAAATGCAAAGATAGAAAAAATGGAACTGGATATGAGAATTAAAGAGGATCTGAAAACAGTGGCATTGGGAACGTCGAAAATCAACTATCTTGACCCTAGGATCACCGTTGCTTGGTGCAAGCGACATGAAGTTCCCATCGAGAAG ATATTCAACAAGTCGCTCCTCGCAAAGTTTTCTTGGGCAATGCGAGTGGAGCCTGACTTCAGATTCTGA
- the LOC126606748 gene encoding DNA topoisomerase 1 alpha-like isoform X1 produces MMAVQTSTKLNLCEDEDDEPLVFKRYSTKSKPNQLNAEANKLSAERQVGQPGKQLSEHRYSNGLNSSVQKVKMVPSTKSPPVKSPLASPKASTSSAGASPVSNSKASTSSRASPVSKSPPSTTLDDQSKRLSEQNKSTTIKEEINSIEHLAQGNSDSEDEKPIGARLGKVKPSEDSDDDKPLSSRIAPKSKVGTSGSWPYDSNERKPVVSKVQKNGSSTIDKGKASSVVSSKRPLDKVNSSENSSAKRPKVSDSSTSAKNKQASAKKEPKEEDDDDDDDFVPISQRSKKVTSDSKPSLTKQTVTKVGSSSITKTIKKGQKASKFSKYSKSTTKPPGSNDGQIKWTTLKHNGVIFPLPYNPHGVKMLYNGKPVTLTPEQEEVATMYAVMKDTDYVQKETFRNNFWADWHKLLGKNHVIQKLDACDFTPIYDWYQNEKEKKKQMSTEEKKALKEEKLKQEEKYMWAEVDGDKEKVGNFRVEPPGLFRGRGEHPKSGKLKRRIRPSDVTINIGKDAPIPECPIPGESWKEVRHDNTVTWLAFWNDPINQKEFKYVFLAPSSSLKGKSDELKYDKARRLTDCIGKIRASYTKDFTSKDVSKRQIAVATYLIDKLALRAGNEKDDDEADTVGCCTLKVENVKAIPPNSLEFNFLGKDSIRYENTVEVEIPVYKAIMQFQSGKSGSDDLFDLLDTSRLNAHLKEKMDGLTAKVFRTYNASVTLDNILNKETKDGDLSEKLVVYQHANKEVAIICNHQRTVSKSHSAQMSKLTEKIAELQGNLKELKVDLDRAKKGKPPLKDADGKQKKNLTPEALERKIAQTNAKIEKMELDMRIKEDLKTVALGTSKINYLDPRITVAWCKRHEVPIEKIFNKSLLAKFSWAMRVEPDFRF; encoded by the exons ATGATGGCTGTTCAGACTTCTACTAAACTGAATTTATGTGAAGACGAGGATGATGAACCTTTAGTTTTCAAACGGTACAGCACAAAATCTAAACCGAATCAATTAAATGCTGAAGCAAATAAATTATCAGCTGAGAGGCAAGTTGGACAACCAGGGAAGCAGTTATCTGAGCACCGTTATTCCAATGGTCTAAACTCGAGTGTTCAAAAGGTTAAGATGGTTCCATCAACCAAATCACCACCAGTAAAATCTCCGCTAGCAAGcccaaaagcttcaacttcatcTGCTGGGGCATCACCAGTATCAAattcaaaagcttcaacttcatcTAGGGCATCACCAGTTTCCAAATCACCACCGTCGACTACATTAGATGATCAGTCAAAGCGGTTGTCAGAACAGAATAAGTCTACCACGATTAAGGAGGAAATTAATTCTATTGAACATCTTGCTCAAGGAAATAGTGATTCTGAAGATGAAAAACCGATAGGTGCCAGACTGGGGAAAGTGAAACCTTCTGAAGATTCGGATGATGATAAACCTTTATCATCAAGGATTGCACCAAAGTCCAAGGTGGGAACATCAGGCAGTTGGCCTTATGATTCTAACGAAAGGAAGCCCGTTGTTTCAAAAGTTCAGAAGAATGGTTCCAGCACAATAGATAAAGGCAAAGCTTCATCTGTGGTCTCTAGTAAGAGGCCTCTAGATAAGGTCAATTCTTCTGAGAACTCTTCAGCTAAAAGGCCAAAAGTTTCAGATTCTTCTACATCTGCAAAGAATAAGCAGGCATCAGCCAAAAAAGAAccaaaggaagaagatgatgatgatgatgatgacttCGTTCCAATTTCCCAGAGGAGTAAGAAAGTTACATCTGATAGTAAACCATCTCTGACAAAGCAAACGGTAACCAAAGTTGGTTCATCCTCAATCACGAAAACAATCAAGAAGGGCCAAAAagcttcaaaattttcaaagtatTCTAAGTCGACAACAAAGCCACCGGGCTCTAATGATGGGCAGATAAAATGGACTACTTTAAAACACAATGGTGTCATTTTCCCGCTTCCTTACAACCCTCATGGGGTAAAGATGCTCTATAATGGGAAGCCAGTCACCTTGACTCCTGAACAAGAGGAG GTTGCAACAATGTATGCAGTGATGAAAGATACTGATTATGTGCAGAAAGAAACATTCAGAAACAATTTCTGGGCTGATTGGCATAAGTTGCTTGGGAAGAACCATGTAATTCAGAAATTGGATGCTTGTGATTTTACGCCAATATATGACTGGTATCagaatgaaaaggaaaagaagaaacaaatgagCACGGAA GAGAAGAAGGCCTTGAAGGAGGAGAAACTGAAACAAGAGGAGAAGTATATGTGGGCTGAGGTTGATGGTGATAAGGAGAAG GTTGGAAACTTCAGAGTTGAACCACCTGGGTTATTTCGAGGCCGTGGAGAGCATCCAAAG TCGGGAAAGCTGAAAAGACGGATTCGTCCAAGTGATGTTACAATTAATATAGGAAAGGATGCCCCAATTCCAGAATGTCCCATCCCTGGTGAAAG CTGGAAAGAAGTAAGACATGACAATACGGTTACATGGTTAGCTTTCTGGAATGATCcaattaatcaaaaggaattcaaataCGTATTTCTGGCACCTAGTAGTTCCTTGAAGGGGAAAAGTGACGAGCTGAAATATGATAAAGCAAGGAGATTGACG GACTGCATAGGAAAAATCAGGGCTTCATACACCAAGGATTTTACTAGTAAAGATGTATCTAAGCGCCAGATTGCGGTTGCTACCTATCTCATTGATAAACTTGCCCTCAGGGCGGGCAATGAGAAG GATGATGATGAAGCCGATACTGTTGGTTGCTGCACTTTAAAAGTAGAGAATGTAAAAGCAATCCCCCCTAACTCGTTGGAG TTCAACTTCCTTGGTAAAGATTCAATCAGATATGAAAATACTGTTGAAGTTGAGATTCCTGTTTACAAGGCAATTATGCAGTTCCAGTCTG GGAAAAGTGGCAGTGATGATCTCTTTGACTTGTTGGATACCAGTAGATTGAATGCTCATCTAAAGGAAAAAATGGATGGCCTTACAGCGAAAGTGTTTCGTACCTACAATGCATCTGTCACATTGGATAACATA TTGAACAAGGAAACCAAAGATGGAGATCTTTCAGAGAAACTCGTTGTTTATCAGCATGCAAACAAAGAG GTCGCCATTATTTGTAATCATCAGCGTACTGTCTCAAAGTCTCACAGTGCACAAATGTCTAAGTTAACGGAGAAGATTGCTGAACTTCAG GGCAACCTGAAAGAGCTGAAAGTAGATTTGGACAGGGCCAAAAAAGGAAAGCCCCCACTGAAAGATGCTGatggaaagcaaaagaaaaatttgaccCCGGAAGC GTTGGAGAGGAAGATAGCTCAAACAAATGCAAAGATAGAAAAAATGGAACTGGATATGAGAATTAAAGAGGATCTGAAAACAGTGGCATTGGGAACGTCGAAAATCAACTATCTTGACCCTAGGATCACCGTTGCTTGGTGCAAGCGACATGAAGTTCCCATCGAGAAG ATATTCAACAAGTCGCTCCTCGCAAAGTTTTCTTGGGCAATGCGAGTGGAGCCTGACTTCAGATTCTGA